The Brevibacterium atlanticum genome segment GCGCCGAGGCTGGCCGCTGGTTTGTGTGCAGGTGCAGGTCAGATGAATATTTCGTGCCGACTCCCAGTCAGAGGAGTCGTCCGACAGCATGTGCCGTCCGGTAGCCTCCTGTTATGGCCCATACCATCCGCACTCCCGTCCCCGACGATGCCGCGGCCATGGCACGAGTCCACGTCGACACGTGGCAGGAGACCTACCGCGGACTCATGCCCGACGCACTCCTCGACGACCCCGATTTCGTCGATCACCGTCGGCAGCTGTGGACGAATGTCCTCACGGAGGCCGACCCGCACCGCTATGCCTGTGCCGTCGCCGAATCCGACGGCCGTATCGTCGGCATCGCCATGGCCGGTCCCCCGGAGGCCGACAGCGGCGTCGAGGACCGCCACCTCTACATCCTCTACGCCTACCGGTCGATGCACGGCACCGGTGCCGGCCAGGATCTCCTCGACGCCGTCGTCGATCCCTACCTGACGACGGCGCTGTGGGTGGCCGACCCGAATCCCCGTGCCCAGGCGTTCTACGTCAAGAACGGCTTCGTCGCCGACGGCACCGTCAAGACCGATGACTACGACGGGGTCCGCGAGCTGAGAATGGTGCGACCGCCGACTGCGTAGGCGCGGCCGTCACACCCAGACGACCCGAACCTGCGGAGTGAGCCTCCCACCCGCGCCGAGGTGGCCGAGCGTGAGTGCCCCCTCGAGCGGTCCGCCGACGGGCTCGACGATGGTGACGTGCGGGTGCAGGCGGGCGGTTTCAGTACGGAACCCTTCCACGAGGTGGCTCCCGACAGCCGTCACTCCCCCGGTGAGTGCGATGCGCACCGTCGCATCGGCGTCGGCTGTCCGGGCTGCGGCGACTGCACTGCGGGCAGCTTCCTGTCCGGCCTGTCTGAGCAGTCCGGCCGAGGCAGTGTCACCGGTGCGGGCAGAGTCGGCGATGTCGGCGGCGAATTCGGCGAGCAGTCCGGCCCGATCACCCCGGGTGTAGAACTGTCCGGGCCAGGAGGCGGGAGGCCCGAAACGGCGGGTGGCCGCCTCGAGCAGTGCACGCCCGTGCTCATCGAGTCCGTCATGGGTGCGCAGGGCGAGTTCGAGCCCGTGACGTCCCAGCCATGCTCCTCCCCCGCGGTCGCCGAAGAGATGCCCCCACCCGTCGGCACGTGACCAGTCGGGCGACCACATTCCCGTCTCGTCCGGACCTGCGTGGGCGACGGCGATGGCTCCGGTGCCGAGCACGGTGATCGCTCCGCCGGTCCCGCCGAGGGCTCCGAGGTGCGCGGTCACGGCATCGATCGCGGCGACCGCCGGCACCCCGAAGTCGCTGGAGATGTCTGCGAGCGCATCCGAGGGATCCTCGGCCAGCGACGCGATGCCGGTCGCTCCGATGCCGATGCCGGTGACCTCGGAGAAACGATCGGCCCACGTCTCCGCGGCCGATCGCACGAGTACCCGCAGAACGTGGAGGACATTGCTGCCGCTCGGCCCGATCGCGATGCGGGGTCCGGTGAGCCGGTCGATGATGCGCGGGCTGGGACCGGGGCCGGCCGCGGCGGCACCAGCGTCGCTGCGAGAGTCATGGCCGACACGGGCGGACGGGTCGGAGGTCATTTCGCCGAGGGCGGCCCGACTGCCGGTGCCGCCGATGTCGATGCCGAGGACGAGACTCATGCGCCCACGGGGCCCGGGCCGGTGAGTTCGGCGATCGCGGCCCGAACCGAGCCGTCATGGGACTCCAGGCTCGACGCGCCCGGGCGGGGGCCACCTCGGCGAAGGAGACGACGAGCGCTGTCTTGAGATCACCGTCGCAGCGCTCGAGCAGTTCCCTGGCGTCTACGTCGTCGAGGTCCGCGGCCTCCCTGAGGATGCGCACGGTGCGCTCGCGCAGCTTCTCGTTCGTGGCGACGACGGAGACCATGAGGTTGTCCCAGGTCCGGCCCAAGGCGACCATGAGTGCGGTCGAGAACCCGTTGAGGGCGAGCTTCTGCGCGGTGCCCGCCTTGAGCCTGGTCGAGCCGGTGATGACCTCGGGGCCGGTGTCGAGCAGGATGTGATCATCGGCGTGCACGGCGACGGGGGCGTGCGGGTTGTTCGAGATGAGCACGGCATGAGCACCGGCCGTCCGCGCCGTCTCGAGCGCCCCGCCGACAAACGGGGTCGAGCCGCTGGCGGCGATGCCGATGGCCACATCGTCGGGTCCGAGCTCGGCCCCGGCTGCGCGTCCGTCGGCTTCGGAGTCCTCGGCGTTCTCGACGGCGTTGACGAGCGCGGCCTGTCCGCCGGCGATGTGCCCGACGACCCGGCCGGGTTCGAGGTTGAACGTCGGCAGCAGCTCGCTGGCGTCGAGGACACCGAGGCGACCCGAGGTGCCCGCACCGAAGTAGTGGACGCGGCCGCCTCGGCGCATACGCTCTGCCGCAATGTCGACGAGGCGGGCGAGCTGCGGCAGGGCCGCGGCGACCGCGTCGATGACCGTATGGTCCTCGGTGTTGAGGACCCGGAGGACGCCGAGGGTGTCGAGCTCGTCGAGACCGGCGCTGCGCGGATTGCGCTGCTCGGTCGGCGACAGCGGACGTGAGGCCTGCGACGCTGGGCCCGCCGGGTCGGATCCGGTCATGCGCGGCCGCTTCCTTCCACCTCGGCGACGGGGGCATCGGTCGATGCGGGCGCGGGATGGCGCAGGGCGAGCAGCCCGCCGACGATGAAGGTGACGATGACGCCGAGCAGCGGGTACCACTGCCAGGCCACCCACACCTCGCCGGTCACGTACTTCTCCATGACGAAGAAGAACGCGTTGACGGCCACGGCCAGTGCGAAGCCGATGTTCGCATCCATGGCGTTCGCGCGCTTGTTGACGATGCCGAAGACGAAGGCGCCGAGCAGCCCGCCGTACGTGATGCCGGCGATGCCGAGGGCGAGGATGACGATGCTGCCCTCGTCGGATTGGAAGACGGTCGCCGGGAGGATGAAGGCGATGCCCCAGCCGATCGTCGCCCAGCGGCCGACTCTGAACCCCTGTTCGTCGGTCATCGGGGTGCGCTTGAGCTTGTTGTACACGTCGTTGACCGTCGAGGACGACAGCGCCGACAGCGACGAGGACAGGGTCGACATCGCGGCGGCGAGGATGCCGGCCAGCAGCAGTCCCGAGATGCCGGTGGGCAGACCTTCGATGATGAACTTCGGGAAGATCTCGTCATCGCGGGTCAGCCCCAGGTCCGCCGGCAGGGCGTGATCGTAGTAGGCCCAGAGGGCGAGGCCCACGGCGAGGAAGATCGCGAACTGGACGACCACGACGATGCCGGACCAGATGAGCGCCTTCTGCGCCTCGAGCTTCGACCGGCACGACAGCAGCCGCTGGACGATGAGCTGGTCGGAGCCGTGCGAGGCCATCGCGAAGACCGCGCCGCCGAGGACGGAGGGGATGAACGAAGCGTCTGCGGAGATCGGGTTGCCCTCGAAGACGAAGATGTTCGTCTTCCCGGCCTCGACCGCCTCGGCGAGCCAGCCGCCGCCGATCGAGGCGGAGATGATGATGATCGCGAGGATGCCGCCGAGGACGTAGAGGAGCATCTGGGCGACATCGACCCAGACCACGGCCTTGATGCCGCCGATGAACGTGTAGGCGATCGTGACCAGGGAGAGGACGACGATGATGACGAAGTAGTTCGTGTGGATGCCGAGTCCGTCGAGGATGACCTTGACCGGGATGGCGCAGGCGAGGACGCGGATGCCGTCGGCGAGCAGACGGGTGAAGAGGAACGTCACCCCGGCCGTGGTCTGCGTCGATGAGCCGAAGCGTTTGCCCAGGTAGGCGTACGCGGTGACCATCTCGCCATCGTAGTAGCGCGGGAGCATGAAGTAGGCGACGATGACGCGGCCGAGGATGTAGCCCAGTCCCAGCTGCAGGTAGTTGAGGTCGCCGAGGTAGCTCATCACGGGGATGCCGATGACGGTCAGTGCGCTCGTCTCGGTGGCGACGACTGACAGGCACACCGCCCACCACGGCAGGTCGCGACCGCCGAGGAAGTAGCCTTTGAGGTTCTTCTGCTTTCCGCTCAGCGCCAGTCCCAGCCACGCCGTTGCGACGAGATAGGCGATGATCACCAGGAGGTCGATGATCTGCATGTGTCTCTCCTTGTCAGAGGCTTGATAGAAGGGTCGAGTGTGGGGATCGGTCTGGGTCCGGCTTGGGGTCGGTCTAGTCGGCCAGCCGCAGCCGGGTGGGTCGTCGATGGAGGGGTTCGGGCAGGTGCAGCGGAGTCGCACCGGGGGTGAAGCGTCCGGCGATGCGCGGGCCGGCCGCCCCGGTCAGGCTCGGTTCGGTGCCGTCGAGCCCGTGCCAGCTCAGCCAACCGATGAGCGCCATGAGCAGTGCCTCCTTGCTTCCTTCGGGCAGGCCGAGAGCAGCATCGGTGCTCGTCAGCTCGACGTTCTCGCCCAGCTCTTCGCCGAGGCGGCGCATGAGTTCGGGATTGCGGGTGCCACCTCCGGAGGCGATGACGGTGGTGACGTCGTAACGACAGGCCGCCTCGGCGATGGTCCGCGCGGTCAGCGCCGTGACCGTAGCGATCTGATCATGCTCGCCGAGGTGGGGGTGGGCGTCGAGGAATTCGTCGAGGTACGCCGCGTGGAAGAGCTCCTTGCCCGTCGACTTCGGCGGTTCCTGCCGGTAGTAGGGCTCGGTGAGGAGCGCGGCGAGCAGGTCATGATCGACTCGCCCCTCGGCGGCGAGCGCACCGTCGCGGTCGCAGGTGCCTGCCCCTCCGGTGATGCGGCGAGCGAGGATGTCGATCAGGGCGTTGGCCGGCCCCGTGTCGAAGGCGATGGGATCCTGGCCCGGAGTGATGACGGTGATGTTCGCGATCCCGCCGAGGTTGAGCACCGCGGTCGGGGTCTCGACGTCGCCGAGGAGGAGGCTGTCGAGGAGGCCGACGAGCGGGGCGCCCTGACCGCCGGCGGCGACGTCGCGGGAGCGGACGTCGGAGAGGACTGGTGTACCGAGCGCCTCGGCGATGAAGGCAGGCTGGCCGAGCTGCAGGGTCGCGGTGACCTGCCCGTCGGTGATGTCGTGACGGACGGTCTGCCCGTGGGAGACGACGAGGTCGGGGGTGACGGCGGTGTCCCGGCAGAGCTCGGCGAGCGCCTCGGCGGAGAATCGACCGAGGCGCCCGTCAACGCTGCTGACCAGGGACAGGGGCATGTCGGCGGGTTCGAGGAGGCGGAGGATGTCGGCGTGGAGTCCCTCGTCGAAGGAGGTTTCGCGCTCGGCGAGGACGCGCACGGTCAGGGTCGTCGGGTCCGCGCCGACGAGGTCGGAGCCGACGGTGGGGTCGGGGAGGAACTCGGCGAGGACGAGGTCGAGCCCGTCCGCCGAGGTTCCGGTCATGAGTCCGGCGATGATCATGGCTGGTCTCCTCCGGTGGGGGCGGGGGTGGTGCAGTCGGGGCCGGGGGTGGTGCTGGCGGGGGCGGGGACGGAATCAGCGGGAATGACGCGGTCGGGGACGGTGAGTTCAGTGCGGATCTTGTAGCGGTCGCCGCGGTAGACGGAGCGCACGAACTCGAAGGGCACGTCGTCGGTGCCTCGGGAGGTGCGTTCGAACAGCAGGGCCGGAGAGTGTTCGGGGACGCCGAGGTGGTTGGCTTCGGCGGCGTCGAGGAGGGTCGGCTCGATCGTCTGGACGCTGTGGCTGAGACTGATGCCGAAGCCCTGCCGAAGCAGTTCGTAGAAGGACTGGTCCTCTAGGTCACCGGCGCTCAGCCCGGGGACGAGTGCGGAGGGGATGTGGAGTTCTTCGAGGGCGATCGGTTCGTCATCGGCCAGACGGAGACGCAGGATGGCGATGACGTCGTCGCTCTCGGCGAGGTGGAGCCGCCTGCCGATGTGCGCACCGGCGGCGACGGTGTCGAAGCTGAGGATGTGGGAGCCGGGGCGCATTCCGCGGGCGACCATGTCTTCGGTGAAAGAACTGGCGGCGAGCGGCTGGTCGAGCTTCGGGCCGAGGGCGAAGACTCCGGTGCCGTGCCGTCTGCGGACCATGCCTTTGGCGACGAGTTCGTCGATCGCTCGACGCAGGGTCATCCGCGAGATGCCGAGAGTCTCGGCGAGCTGCCGTTCGGGCGGGAACTGCTCGCCGGCGGCCATGCCTTCGAGGCGGTCGAGGAGCTGATCGCGGATGGAGTGGAATTTCGTCACGACACCATTGAGGCACACGACACACTCAATTTCAAGACCACTGGTCTATTTTGCATCTTGGCGTCGGACTCCCCCGCTGCTCGTCCCCTCCCGATCAGCGGCTCACACCTCTCGATCAGCGAACTACTCTCCTCGATCAAGGCGCAGCGCAGTCATCGAGCGGTCGACGACTCCACAGACGCGCTGCCGCTTGAACGAAGAACAGCACGCCGCCTGCCCCTCTCGATCAAGGCCGGGCGCAGTTGTGGAGTGGTCGACGAGTCCACATCTGCGCTGCCGCTTGATCGACGCAGAGCAGCCGTCCGAAACCGTCATCTGATCGACGAAAGCCAAGCTCGAACGTCACCCGCGCATGCCTCCTTTCGGGCACTGAGGTTCATTCCGGGTAGACGTAGGCTTCGAAACGTGCAGGCAAGCGCGAACGCTGCCAGTCCAGTTCGTGCGTGAGCGCCTCGCCGGACAGCGCCTTGCGGGTATAGCGGGCGATGTTGCGGGCATGTCCGCCCATGTGAGCGATCGCGATCGCCTGGCCGCAGGCTCGCGCCACCGCCGAGGCTGCCGGATCTTCGCAGTCACGCGCGGCATCATGACATGAGAAGGCCCGCTTCCGCATCGGCCCGACTGCCAGGTCACCTGACCGGAATTCGGAGATCGCGTTCAGTGCGCGTTCGAGTCGATCGTCCGTCGGGCGATGCCGGGCGAAGATCGGCAGAAGACGGCGGAGACACCGTTCTGCCCACTCAATGAGTTCTCGGCGGTCACCTTCGGACAGAGTCAGGTCCTCGACATCAGGGGCTGAAAGCGAGGACTTCGTCATACCTCCTCACGCTACGTCATCGACCCGAGGGTCGAACAAGGAATCGCCAAGACGCGAGCGTGACGATGAGAGCGACCATCGTCAGCATCGCTGAGACCCCGACAGGAGCGAGCACCCCCGAACTGGCTGTCAGTCCGAGTCCTCCGAGTATCGGCCCTGCAGCAGCTCCGAGGTTCAGCGCGGCAGTCGCGTAGGACCCACCCATCGTCGGCGCCGCCGAGGCTGCATGCAGCACCCGGGCGATGAGAGTGCTGCCCACCCCGAACGTGAGGACACCCTGCACGAGGATGAGCATAAAGAGCAGACCGTGCTCCGACGCGAACAGGATCAGCAGAATCCACCCAGCCAACAGAGACGGCATCCCGAGAGCGAGAACGAGTCCGGGCCGACGATCGGACAGTCGCCCGGCCATCGTCACGCCGAGGAAGGACCCGAGGCCGAACATGACCAATGCCGCTGAAACCCAGACCTCGGACAGCCCCGCCGACTCTGTGACGATCGGCGCCAGGTAGGTCAATACGGCAAAAGTGCCTCCGTTGATGAGGGCACCCACCATCATCGTCAGCGCCACCTGCGGTGCCGCCAACTGCTTGAGTTCAGTACCGAGACGGGGAGAGAGTTCGTCATCTTCGACTGTTCCGGTCATCACGTGACCCGGGTTGATGCCACTGACGATGCCGACTGCGGCGATCGCACTGAGGACGACGATCGCCCAGAAGGTCGCCCTCCAGCCCGCCGACGTTCCGAGCAGCGCTCCGAGTGGAACACCCGCGATGGTGGCGAGGGTTGTGCCGGAGAGCAGGATTGAGAGCGCACGGCCCTTGAGGTTCGATGGCACGAGTGCCGTCGCCGTGCTCAGCGCGACGGCGAGGAACCCTGCGTTCGCGAAGGCGCTGAGGACGCGGATGACGAGCAGGAGCGTAAAACTTTGGGTGAGGGCTCCGACGGCGTGGCTTCCAGCGAAAATGAGAACGCTGGTCGTCAGGGTGATTCGTGGCGGCCAACGACGGGCGAAAGCGGCCATGAGCGGGGCGCCGATGACCATCCCGATTGCAAAAGTCGAGGTCAGTAGGCCGGCGGTACTGAGTGGGACATCAAGCTCTGTGGCGATTGCGGGAAGCAGGCCCGCGAGCATGAATTCTGAGGTGCCCATGACAAAGATCGCCAAGGCAAGCATGTAGAGGGCAGAAGGCATCGAATACTCCGAGGTGAGAGAACAGAAGTGGGCTCTTCTGGCCACCACGGCCAACGCTCGTACAGGTGTGGATCGCACCAACACCGTTGGTGAGTTGTGCGTCTATCGATGAACGGGGCTGGCGGCGTGGCCGGCAGCCCCTGACCTGTCTGACTCGGGACTCGACATGGTGACGAGTCTACAGAGTCCGGTGCCCGACACCGACCTCGCGACCTCCGAACAACTCCCCGCTCGGCACCTCTCGCTCAAGGCGCAGCGCATCCATGGAGGCGTCGACGACTCCACAGACGCGCTGCCGCTTGATCGACGGACAGCAAGCCGTGCGGCACGCCTCGATCAAGGCGCAGCGCACGTACAGAAAGGTCGACGACTCCGAATCCGCGCTACGGCTTGATCGACGGAACTCAGATGAAGAAGAGTGAGAGCAGGAACGCGAAGATGAGGCCGAAGACGCTGACGAGGGTCTGGACCATCATGTGCGTCTTCGTCGCTTGGCCCAGCGTCATGCCGAAGCTCTCCTTGACGAACCAGAATCCTGCATGGTTGACCCAGTTGAGTCCGATCGAGCCCGAGCCGATCGCGATGACGACGAGAGAGACGTACGCGGCCGAGTGATCGCCGATGAGCGGGGCGACGATGCCGGTCGCCGAGGTGATGCCCACCGTCGCCGAACCGGTCGCAAACGACAGCAGGATGCCGATGAACCATCCGAGCAGCACAAGGTTCATCTCCAGATGCGAGGTCGCGCCGACGACCGCATCGCCGATGCCCGAGTCCCCCAGCACCTCGTTGAAGGCTCCGCCGCCGCCGATGATGAGGATGACTCCGGCGATGGACTTGAGGCTCTCACCGAAGGAGCTGCGGATCCGCTCCCCGCCCATGCCCGAGGTCCAGCCGAGTGCGATGGCGGCGAAGACGACTCCGGCGAGCATCGCGATGACCGGGTTGCCGAGCACCTCGGCGACGGGTTCGAACGACGAATCCGGGGCCACGAGCTGCACGACAGTATGCACGAGCATGAGCACGACGGGCACGAGGACGGTGAGGAAGGCGAGCCAGATGGGGATCGTGCGCAGGGGACGATCGGCCACCCCTGTCTTGTGGCTGGCAGTGCGCTGTCCGGTGTACTGGTCGATGAGGTCATCGCTCGGTTCGAGCTTCACCCGCGGGGCGATCCAACGCGCGTAGACGGGGCCGGCGAGGATGACCGTGGGGATCGCGCAGACGAGCCCGAGCCCGATGGTCAGCCCGACGTTCGCGCCCAGCCCGGAGACCGCGATGAGCGGGCCGGGATGCGGTGGGACCATGCCGTGGAGGCAGGCGAGCGCGGCGATCGCGGGCACGAGGATGCGCAGGTACCACAGCTTCTTCTGCCCGGTCTTCTCCTCCAGCTGCGAGGCGACCGCGTAGATGACGGGGATGAGGACGACGAGGCCGACCTCGAAGAACATCGGGATGCCGATGATGAAGGCCACGCCGGTCATGATCCACGGCGCAGCTCTCGGTGTGGAGTGGTCGATGACGAGGTTCGCGATCCGCTGGATGGCTCCACTGTCGGCGAGCAGACGACCGAGCATCGCGCCGAGAGCGACGACGACACCGGTCTCGCCGAGGGTGTCACCTGCTCCCGCGATGAGGGTCTCGGGGATCTTGCCGATCTCCTCACCGGCCGCCAGCGCGGTCAGCCCGGCGGTGATGAGCAGCGCCAGGAAGGGATGCAGCTTCGTCTTCCAGTTGATGAGGAGGATGAGCAGCGCGATCGACGCGAAGAGGAGCGTCACGAGGTATGCGGTTGAGCCAAACACTGGGGCAACGTTACGCCCCCTGCCGCACGGGTCGGACAGAGGGGTTCCCTACAGAGTGGTTCACGGCAGAGACCCGGAGGGGTTCACTCCGGACACTTGAGTCCCTAGCATGGGTCCATGACTGCATATACCGGACAGAAGCTGCTCGACGCACTCGATTCCCACGGGCTCGGCGACTGGCAGGGGTTGCCGGACTGCATCAAGGCCCGGTTCCTCACCGGGGACTTCGCGACCGGCCTCGATCTCGTGGCTGAGATCGGATCCCGCGCCGAGGCGGCCGGCCACCATCCCGATGTCACGCTCACTTTTCCTCACCTCGATATCCGCCTGACCAGCCACGACACCGGAGCCGTGACCGAACGCGATCTCGACCTCGCGGGACAGATCAGCGAGGCGGCCGCCTCGGCGGGGGTGAAGGCGGACCCCGATGCACCGGTCGTCCTCGAACTCGGACTCGACACAGCGCACCAGGATGCGATCGCTCCGTTCTGGGCGGCACTGCTCACCGGCGATGCGGGCAACGCCTCCGGCCCCGATGTCGTCGATCCGTCCGGGCAGGTCCCGCTGCTGTGGTTCCAGGAATGCGAGGAGCACGAGGTGCCTCATCAGCGCCTGCACGTTGACATCTCCGTGCCGGCGGCCGTCGCCTCAAAGCGGATCCAAGCCGCGGTCGATGCCGGCGGCACAATCGTCGATGAGGAGGAAGCGCCCTCGTTCACCGTGCTCGCCGATGCCGATGGCAACCGCGCGTGCGTGTGCACGCTCGCCGCTCGCCAGTAGCGCACGTGCGCCCGTAAGCTGGGACACGACCTCTTCCACTCAGCTCAGGAGAATGCGTGTACCAGGCCGCGGAGAACCGCTACGATTCGATGACCTACCGCCCGGTCGGACGCTCCGGGCTCGCCCTGCCCGCCCTGTCACTGGGGCTGTGGCACAACTTCGGCGATGATGTCGCCTTCCAGAATCAGCGCGACATCGTCCGACGGGCATTCGACCTCGGCATCACGCATTTCGATCTGGCGAACAACTACGGTCCTCCTCCGGGCTCGGCCGAGACGAACTTCGGTCGCCTGCTGCGCGAGGACCTCGCACCCTACCGCGATGAGCTCATCATCTCGACGAAGGCCGGCTGGGTCATGCACCCCGGCCCCTACGGCGGTCCCGGAGGCAGCCGCAAGTACCTGTTGGCCAGCCTCGACGCGTCTTTGCGCCGACTCGGCCTCGACTATGTCGACATCTTCTACTCCCATCGCCCCGATGCCACGACCCCGCTCGAAGAGACCATCGGCGCCCTCGACACCGCAGTCCGATCGGGTCGCGCACTGTACGCGGGTATCTCCTCCTACTCTGCTGCGGACACCGCTCGCGCCTCTCAGATCGCTCGCGATCTCGGCACTTCGCTGCTCATCCATCAGCCCTCGTACTCGATGGTCAACCGGTGGATCGAGGACGATGGACTCCTCGACACGACGAGTGACGAGGGCCTGGGCGTCATCTGCTTCTCCCCGCTCGCGCAGGGCCTGCTCACCGACAAGTACCTCCGCGGAGTGCCCGAGGACTCACGTGCCGGCAAGGCCACGCCCTCGTTCAAGGACGGGTTCCTCTCCGAGGACAACCTCGCCCGCATCCGCGGACTCAACGACATCGCTTCCGCCCGCGGGCAGTCGCTGGCGCAGATGGCCCTGGCCTGGGCACTGCGTGACTCTCGGGTGTCCTCGCTGGTCATCGGGGCCAGCCGGTTAAGCCAGCTCGAGCACAATGTCGCGGCGCTCGACACGGCTGAGTTCAGCGACGAGGAGCTGCGCGCCATCGACGAATTCGCCGTCGACTCCGGCGTCGACATCTGGGGAGACGCCCGCCGCAGCACCGCGGAGTGAGTCCGGCCGACCCCGGCCCTGCCAGTCCCGTCGGCCCGGGTCGGGCCCGTCGGCACGGTCAGCTCTGCAGTGACCTGGCTATGTCGAGCAGCCACCCGGTCCGGTTCCGCCACGCCGGGCGGAAGGCATAGACACAGGCGAGCCGGATGAGCGTGACTCGCTCGTACACCCTCACCCGAGCCGGGTCGATTCCCGCCGCCGAGGCGGTCCTGGCGATCTCGTCGATGACCGCGGCCGCCTGGGCAGTGGTCCACAGATTCTGCTCGGTGCGCCAGAGCGCGTGTGCTCTCAGGTTGCCGAGGTCGAGTGCGCGTTCGCCCCGGCAAGCGGTGTCGACGTCGAGCAGTCCCGGTCCGGCGACCGGATCCCACATGATCTGCTTATCGTGCAGGTCCCGATGGATGAGGCCGAATGTGTCGTCCCTCGCCGAGGTGGCCCCGCCTTCAGGCTCCGTTGTGTGCTCGGTCGTTCGTTCCCGGGACGGGCCGCCGATGAGTTCGGCCGAGACCTCGACGATGAGTTCGTCGAGCTCGCCGGCTCCAGCGGCGAGCACGGGCAGTGCGCGATCGCGCCACGTTTTCAAGACCTCGACCTCGGCGGCGGCATCGTGGATCGGCACTATCGACTGCGACGCGGAACCGGACCCGGGAACGAGTCCGGGACCGGGCCCAGATCCGGGTCCGGGTCCGGATCCCGCCTTCGCCCAGGCGCCGAGCGCCTCCGCCCAGGCCCGTGCCCAGTCCGCACCGAGCGCGGCAGGGTCATGGAGTTCGACTCCGGGCACCGCACTGAGTACGACGGTCGAGGAATCCGACCGCAGCACCTGCGGGAGGGCGAACCCGGGGATGAAGCCCTCCGCCCTCCGCTGCCCGGTGAGGACATCGT includes the following:
- a CDS encoding GNAT family N-acetyltransferase, with protein sequence MAHTIRTPVPDDAAAMARVHVDTWQETYRGLMPDALLDDPDFVDHRRQLWTNVLTEADPHRYACAVAESDGRIVGIAMAGPPEADSGVEDRHLYILYAYRSMHGTGAGQDLLDAVVDPYLTTALWVADPNPRAQAFYVKNGFVADGTVKTDDYDGVRELRMVRPPTA
- a CDS encoding BadF/BadG/BcrA/BcrD ATPase family protein, producing MSLVLGIDIGGTGSRAALGEMTSDPSARVGHDSRSDAGAAAAGPGPSPRIIDRLTGPRIAIGPSGSNVLHVLRVLVRSAAETWADRFSEVTGIGIGATGIASLAEDPSDALADISSDFGVPAVAAIDAVTAHLGALGGTGGAITVLGTGAIAVAHAGPDETGMWSPDWSRADGWGHLFGDRGGGAWLGRHGLELALRTHDGLDEHGRALLEAATRRFGPPASWPGQFYTRGDRAGLLAEFAADIADSARTGDTASAGLLRQAGQEAARSAVAAARTADADATVRIALTGGVTAVGSHLVEGFRTETARLHPHVTIVEPVGGPLEGALTLGHLGAGGRLTPQVRVVWV
- the murQ gene encoding N-acetylmuramic acid 6-phosphate etherase; amino-acid sequence: MTGSDPAGPASQASRPLSPTEQRNPRSAGLDELDTLGVLRVLNTEDHTVIDAVAAALPQLARLVDIAAERMRRGGRVHYFGAGTSGRLGVLDASELLPTFNLEPGRVVGHIAGGQAALVNAVENAEDSEADGRAAGAELGPDDVAIGIAASGSTPFVGGALETARTAGAHAVLISNNPHAPVAVHADDHILLDTGPEVITGSTRLKAGTAQKLALNGFSTALMVALGRTWDNLMVSVVATNEKLRERTVRILREAADLDDVDARELLERCDGDLKTALVVSFAEVAPARARRAWSPMTARFGPRSPNSPARAPWAHESRPRHRHRRHRQSGRPRRNDLRPVRPCRP
- a CDS encoding sodium:solute symporter, producing MQIIDLLVIIAYLVATAWLGLALSGKQKNLKGYFLGGRDLPWWAVCLSVVATETSALTVIGIPVMSYLGDLNYLQLGLGYILGRVIVAYFMLPRYYDGEMVTAYAYLGKRFGSSTQTTAGVTFLFTRLLADGIRVLACAIPVKVILDGLGIHTNYFVIIVVLSLVTIAYTFIGGIKAVVWVDVAQMLLYVLGGILAIIIISASIGGGWLAEAVEAGKTNIFVFEGNPISADASFIPSVLGGAVFAMASHGSDQLIVQRLLSCRSKLEAQKALIWSGIVVVVQFAIFLAVGLALWAYYDHALPADLGLTRDDEIFPKFIIEGLPTGISGLLLAGILAAAMSTLSSSLSALSSSTVNDVYNKLKRTPMTDEQGFRVGRWATIGWGIAFILPATVFQSDEGSIVILALGIAGITYGGLLGAFVFGIVNKRANAMDANIGFALAVAVNAFFFVMEKYVTGEVWVAWQWYPLLGVIVTFIVGGLLALRHPAPASTDAPVAEVEGSGRA
- a CDS encoding anhydro-N-acetylmuramic acid kinase, with amino-acid sequence MIIAGLMTGTSADGLDLVLAEFLPDPTVGSDLVGADPTTLTVRVLAERETSFDEGLHADILRLLEPADMPLSLVSSVDGRLGRFSAEALAELCRDTAVTPDLVVSHGQTVRHDITDGQVTATLQLGQPAFIAEALGTPVLSDVRSRDVAAGGQGAPLVGLLDSLLLGDVETPTAVLNLGGIANITVITPGQDPIAFDTGPANALIDILARRITGGAGTCDRDGALAAEGRVDHDLLAALLTEPYYRQEPPKSTGKELFHAAYLDEFLDAHPHLGEHDQIATVTALTARTIAEAACRYDVTTVIASGGGTRNPELMRRLGEELGENVELTSTDAALGLPEGSKEALLMALIGWLSWHGLDGTEPSLTGAAGPRIAGRFTPGATPLHLPEPLHRRPTRLRLAD
- a CDS encoding GntR family transcriptional regulator translates to MTKFHSIRDQLLDRLEGMAAGEQFPPERQLAETLGISRMTLRRAIDELVAKGMVRRRHGTGVFALGPKLDQPLAASSFTEDMVARGMRPGSHILSFDTVAAGAHIGRRLHLAESDDVIAILRLRLADDEPIALEELHIPSALVPGLSAGDLEDQSFYELLRQGFGISLSHSVQTIEPTLLDAAEANHLGVPEHSPALLFERTSRGTDDVPFEFVRSVYRGDRYKIRTELTVPDRVIPADSVPAPASTTPGPDCTTPAPTGGDQP
- a CDS encoding putative immunity protein, which translates into the protein MTKSSLSAPDVEDLTLSEGDRRELIEWAERCLRRLLPIFARHRPTDDRLERALNAISEFRSGDLAVGPMRKRAFSCHDAARDCEDPAASAVARACGQAIAIAHMGGHARNIARYTRKALSGEALTHELDWQRSRLPARFEAYVYPE
- a CDS encoding Cmx/CmrA family chloramphenicol efflux MFS transporter; amino-acid sequence: MPSALYMLALAIFVMGTSEFMLAGLLPAIATELDVPLSTAGLLTSTFAIGMVIGAPLMAAFARRWPPRITLTTSVLIFAGSHAVGALTQSFTLLLVIRVLSAFANAGFLAVALSTATALVPSNLKGRALSILLSGTTLATIAGVPLGALLGTSAGWRATFWAIVVLSAIAAVGIVSGINPGHVMTGTVEDDELSPRLGTELKQLAAPQVALTMMVGALINGGTFAVLTYLAPIVTESAGLSEVWVSAALVMFGLGSFLGVTMAGRLSDRRPGLVLALGMPSLLAGWILLILFASEHGLLFMLILVQGVLTFGVGSTLIARVLHAASAAPTMGGSYATAALNLGAAAGPILGGLGLTASSGVLAPVGVSAMLTMVALIVTLASWRFLVRPSGR